The DNA sequence ATGCGGAATGAAACAGCGAGCCAAATAGTAGCCACCATCCAGCAGTTGCCCCCTCGCTGCCGTACAATCTTTACCCTTAATCGGGAACAAGGACTCAGCTACCGGGAAATTGCCGAACGCTTGGATATTCGCCCAAAGACCGTAGAAAACCAAATCGCTAAAGCTTTGCGTATTTTGCGACATTCCCTGCAAGCGGCTTAGTTTTCAAACCAGACTTGTTCGTCCGGGGGGCTTTGGTGGGAAGACGCCGCTATCTTTTGTTCCCGCAAGCGAACAAAGTGGGAACATAGCCTTACAGGGTGACCGGGAATAGGATTTGGGAATACATGAGGATAAATAAGCAAGTGTAACTCCTGCGAATTGATCCATTGGTTCCGGCCAAGTTCTTTGAAAAATCGGGTTAAACAAGATGTTTTGTGCCTTGAGAAGCCAAAATATGGCCTTTACTGTCCAAATTGATGGAAAAAGGAGGTACTTGGCCAATTTACGTAAGTTATTGGCCAAGCACATCAACGTAAATTCCGCTTTTACTTTTTCCAGGCCCCGGAGTAAAAACCGAGTATATCCCAGATTGTATTTCAAATGGCCAAAAATGGCTTCAATGGGGTGTAGTCGTCGGTTATACATCTTTTTGCCTTCTGGGATATTTAATCGCTGCTTCATTTGGTCTCTTAATGCTTGTCTTACTTCTCTTAAGATCGTACGATAAGGAGACCTCTTAGGAGTACATTCATCTTTGAAAGGGCAGTTTTTACACGCCGTCGTGCGATATTGGCGATATTCTTTATTACGAGTCCGGTCTATTTTAATGCTTTTGAACGATAGGGTGTGCTTAGCCGGGCAAGTGTATACATCTCGTTGATCGTCATAGTCAAAATGAACACTATTAAAAGGTTGATTTTCAAAAGTGGCATTCATGTCTCGGTAAGGGACGTATCCACAGATGTTGTTGGTGTCCATGTATTCAAAACTGTCGAAAGTGCCAAAGTCAGCATCGGCTAGGACAACCTGGACCTGTTGACCAGTGTTGGCTTGAATGCCTTGAAGAGCAGGGATCAGTTGTGCTTTATCATTGCCATCTAAGACCACATTATTATAGGAGATAATTTGATCTTCACTACAGGCTACCTGGATATTATAATTCGTATCAAAGTTTCCTTTTTTACCTTTCATGATCGGGGCATCCGGATCGGTTAAGTTCATCGTCTTTTTGGACTCATCGGTTTTCATGACCTCAATGGCATCACTGATTTTTTTGTACAGGCGTTTGTTCGCTACTATTTTTTTTTTGAGATCCCTCATCAGAAGGCTCTTTTTCTAATGAGGCAATATCATCCAAGAGTACCTGTTGCCATTTTTCATATTGTGCTGCCGTTTTTGTCCGACCCTTGGAGCTATTGGATTCCTCTTTGCTACCATCCACAATACTAAAAGTGGCATCCCCCAAACCAAATTCCTGACACTTTTTTAGTACTTGGACGAAAAGATCTCCAAAATGCAGATAGTTATCTCTACGAAAATCATTGATGCAACTCTTTTGAGGACCATAGTTTTTACTCAAATAAATGAAGCCAAGGTTTTCCTCACAGGCTTTGGCTAACTTCCGACCGCTCCGAATGCCTACGGCATATCCATAAAAAATGATACTGAGCAGTAATTTAGGATGCAAAGCATTTTGTCCAAGACCACTATATGTTGCCTCAATGGCACTTGTATCTAAGCTGGATATTATCCTCTCCATCTGCTTGCTTAGGTGCTCGGAAGGAAGATGTTGGCTTAAATCAATCATCACTGAGTGATCAGACCCGATTTCATAATTCTTAAATTTCGCCATAGTTACACATGATAACATTTTTCTATGCCTTAAACTAATCCTATTCCCGGTCACCCTGCTTAGCTACGTGACCACTTTGGTTGCGAAGTGGGAGCGGAAGAGAGCAAGTCAGCCCCCAAATGTTCCCGGACGAACAAGTCTACCAAGAATGGCCAACGATAATCGCTGGCCATCCCTTGGTTGTTCTTTCTAATGACTTATTACATCATCTGTGCAAATTTTAAGGTCGCACTCAGCAAACCTCCCATCAGCATCAAGGTAATCAACCAGTAGCCAAAGTGGATCAGGACGTACTTCCAGCCACGACGCTCGAATGCAGCATTGATACCAATAAGGGGTAAAGCGAAAAGTAAGGCATTTGCAAAACCATGTACCATTCCATGGGTAAAACTCCGGTGACGTTCGCCGTACTTCGCCATAAAATCACTGAACTCTTGCTGAATCGCACTACCGGGTTCCATCACTTCCGGCATCAGCAAAGACGCTACATTGAACTGGTGAATTACCGAGCCAGTGAGCCCAAAAGCCAGGACAAAAGATAACAAGTAAGCCGTACCCATAATCACAGGCATATTGCCCCCCTCTAAAGATTCCATCGTAAAGCCATTGCTCTTCATCCAGGCAGTACCCAATACCTTTGGATGGTAATAAATAAAGCCAATGATCATCGGGATCAGGGCCGCTACAAAGTACATGTAGAAATTAGTAGGCATGATAATAATGTTTAGATAGGTTTATAAAACAATCGAAATGATGTGCTGACAAGCTTTTTTTAACTACAAAAAATTGTCATACAATACAAAATAAACAAAAATGTATTTATTTTAATAAAATTTACGCGATTTTTCAAAATACAATTCACCTGTTACTTTGATCACAAAATCCGTCTGATAGAAGCAAAAAATGAGTTGATTTATCTTGAAATTTTTCAAGGTATTCATGTTTAAATGATCATGCTATGCGTTACTGCGCTATTATCTCTATCTTATTGGTAATTACAACCTTCGGTTATACTCAGGAAAACACCTTCACAGGTAGCTGGGAGCTTACGGAAGTAACTGATCCTGACAGTTTTGTACTCCCAAAAATCACAGAACAATACCTTGGAAAACGTTTTTATTTCCTACCAGAATGGCTGATCATCGAAGACGAAGACGGCTATTTCTTAACGCCTTTGCAGTCAACAGAAAACACCGCTCATTATGGCCAAGCAACATTAACACTTATTGAACAAACTGCAGATACCTTAAGGGTTTCCCTACAGGATGACAACTATCTAAGCGTATTTAAGCTTGGCTTTTCAGTAGCTCCTCCTCTAGAAGAAGACTCCATAGAAGAGCTGTTGCGGCAACCGGCCATTATCAATCAAAATGGACTTAAGCTCCAGGGATTCTACTTTCATTTTGATGAGCCAACCAAGGAGTACACCTATTTCCGATTTTATCCCGACAGTACCCTTACGCGTAGCGTATCGGAATTACCCCCAGCGCTGATGGCTCCCCAGTTGAATCAGGCCACTACCCGCCGAGAAACCGTCACCTTTTCAAGGGTAAGCGAAGGGGAGAAACTTGGCGCGGTTGCACATTTTTCAGCGCCACCACAAATCGAGTTGAATGATTTGCACAGCATTGTCTACCAGGATTTTATACTACAACCTCAGCAGGACAGCATCTTTGTCACCAAAAACACGCATTATAATATCGCTAATGACCTCGGTAATAGTGAGCAATTTACACTCACGTTTTATCCTACAGTGAACCTTTCTTACCGGTTGATTGCAGAACTCGGCAAACGTTATGTAATCAATTACCGTAGCCTCGCGGGTATGTCTTCGTTTAAAGAAAACCCCTACTACCTTACTTCCGAGCTCCCTCGTTTTCCCGGTTGTGAAGAACTAAAGGACCCGGATGAAAAACAAAGCTGCGCACAAAAAGCCCTCATGACGTTCATCTACCGACGTTTAAAATACCCGGATTCGGCCATCCGGAAGGGAATCGAAGGAACCACCGTTGTAGAATTCACGGTACAGCCCGATGGTAGTGTTGCCGGTATAAAATTGTTGCGGAGTGTAAGCCCCGAATGCGACCAAGAGGCATTGCGCACCATCGCCAAAATGCACTACGAAAATATCCGCTGGATACCGGGCAAACATGATGGCATTCCGATTGAGGTGCCTTTAGTTATACCCATTACCTTTAGGCTTCAGTAGAATTATTGGCTACATCCACGCCTTCACCGTATCTCTACCCAGTTGGTACATGTGCACTTCATCGGGGCCATCGGCAATGCGGATGATACGTGAGTAGGCGAAGAAACTAGCCAGCGGCGTATCGCCACATACGCCCATACCGCCATGAGCTTGGATAGCACGATCTACGACGCCCTGACACATGCGGGGTGCGACAATCTTGATCATACTGATCAGATCCTTGGCCCCTTTGCTGCCTTCGCGATCCATTTTATCCGCAGCGGAGAGGGTCAGTAAGCGGGCTTGCTCGATTTCGCAGCGCGAGGTGGCAATATCCTGCCGGATGCTGGAAAAATCTTTGAGGGTGCGCCCAAAAGCTTGCCGGCTGGCCACTCTTTGGCACATCAACTCCAGGCTGCGTTGGGCAGCTCCCACCAAGCGCATACAGTGATGGATACGGCCCGGCCCGAGGCGGCCTTGAGCGATCTCAAAACCACGGCCTTCGCCAAGCAAAATATTGCTCTTGGGCACCCGCACATTGGTGAGCTTGATCTCGGCGTGGCCTTCTGGTGCATCATAGGAGCCAAACACATTCAGTGGGCGTACGATTTCCAAACCCGGAGTATCCATGGGTACCAGTATCATGCTTTGCTGCACGTGGCGCTGGGCCTCAAAGTCCGTTTTGCCCATCACAATGGCGACTTTACAATGGGGATGCATCGCGCCCGACGACCACCACTTGCGGCCGTTGATCACATACTCGTCGCCATCAGCAACGATAGAGGTTTCAATATTGGTAGCATCCGACGAAGCCACATCCGGCTCCGTCATCAGAAAAGCAGAGCGTATTTTTCCTTCCATCAAGGGCTTTAGCCAGCGCTCCTGCTGCTCAGGGGTACCATATTTGGCCAACACTTCCATGTTTCCGGTATCGGGAGCACTACAATTGAAAATTTCTGCTGCCCATTTGCAGCGGCCCATTAACTCGGCTAGTGGTGCATATTCCAGATTGGTTAGGCCGGGGCTCAGGGCGCCATAGCTTTTAGGTAGAAACAAATTCCACAAACCAGCAGACTTGGCCAGACCCTTTAGCTCTTCTACTTTGGGGTGCACCGTCCAGTAGTTTTCCGGTTGCCCGTAATAAGTATTGAGAAGCTGCTCCACGGGGTAGATGTAACGATCCATAAACGCTTCCACTTGCTGGATCAAGCCTTGTGTACGCTCCGTATATTCGAAATTCATTTCCTTTTCGTTGATTTTATTTTGAACCATATAAGCTGGACTTTAGCCAAAGTCCGTACAAGGACACAGGCTGCTTCGCGCCTTAAGGTAAAGGGTATAGAGATGGAAAGACCAATGTTCATTAATTTCCAATATCAGTCTAATAGGTCGAGGCTGGAAATTAAAAAGCCGCTTCCCTCTTGGGTAATCGAAGTCCCTTTACCTTCTACCTTAAGGGGCGATGCAATCGCCCCGCATCCCTCTACCAAAGACTACCCCCCAATCAAATACCCACCATCGGCAGTGTATACGCCACCAGTCATGTAAGAGCCAGCCTCAGAAGCCAGGAGCAGGGCCAGCCCCGTCATTTCTTCAGGCTGGGCCATGCGGCTCAGGGGGAGATGTTTTTCCAGCTTATGAAGGAGTTTTTCATCTTGCCAGAGGGCTTCGCTTAATTTGGTTTTCACCAAGCCCGGGCAGATGGCATTGGCACGGATACCGTGGCGCCCCCATTCCTTGGCCTGGTTTTTTGTGAGCATCAATACAGCAGCTTTACTCACACTATAGAGGCCGAGGCCGAATCCGGGGTGCAGCCCCTCTACCGAACTGATATTAATGATGGAACCACCGCCATCTTTGAGATAAGGCAAGCATAAATTCGACAAATGCCAAACTGCCTTGACATTGACGTTCATAATTTTGTCAAAAGCATCCTCAGAAGCATCTTCAACTGGCCCAAAAATGGGATTGATGGCCGCATTATTGATCAAGATATCAATGCGTCCGTAAGCAGCAATGGTCTTTTCTACCAAAGCCTGTCGCTGATCACTGTCCCCTACGTGGCAGGCGATCCCAATGGCCTCCAGGCCCTGTGCTTTAAATGCGGCTGCTACGGCATCTACGGCCTCTTGTTTGCGGCTACTGATGACCACTTTGGCGCCGGCTTCGGCCAGTGTGAGGGCCATGGCTTCCCCAATACCTTTACTGGATCCCGTGATAATGGCGACCTTCCCAGTTAAATCAAATGCTTTCATGAATAATTGGCTTTATTTGCTCGCCGGTGAAGATAAGCGAAAATTCGCTATTCATGAAAAAGGTCATAAATGTGTACAGATTGAAAGAATAGGAACTGCTCCATAGCCTCGGGTTTGAAACCCGACGCTATGGAGCAGAGCGGAGCAGCACAGCGGATAGCCTGGTGCCTTGAGAAGGCATGGCCTCAAATACTATTCATTACTCACCACCGTCGCCGCTCGAAAGAGGCCTTCGATCGTTTCTACGGCAGCTATTGCCGAGAGGTTTTCTTGTAGGCTTTCGCTAAACGCCCAGGCAATATCAGGGGCCAGCTCCATATAATCAGGCGTGACGGGGCGGAGTCGGGCGTTGGGCAACACTTGCTTGGCCAAACCAATGGCAGGCACTTGAGCAATAAGAGCCTCGTCGTCGTAGAGGCTGCGTAACGCAGGCAAATTGCCACCCTGCAAAGCGAGTGTCCGCTGTTGCATTTCGTCGGTGAGGTACTCAATAAATACCCAGGCCGCCTCTTGTTCTTCCTCACTGGCAAAGGCACTGACCATCAAGTTCCAACCACCCAGGCAACTGTACGAGGGGTTGCCTTCTTTGCTAACCGGGAGGGCTGCTACACCAACATCGGCAGCACTGATCGGTGTTTGTTGCGATACAATTTGGTGATAGGCTGTGGGCCAGGAACGCATAAAAATAGCATCGCCATTTTCAAAAGCCGCTAATGCATCAGCCTCTTTGTATTGAAAGACATCACTAGGTGCTACGCCGCCAGCAACCAGGTTTTGTGCGTCTTCAATCCCCTGAATAGCTTCCTGGCTATTGATCATCAACAGTGGGGCTTGTGCCGTTTCATCATCAATGGAAAAATTGCCCAACAGTACTTGTCCGCCGGCATTCCAGATAAACTCGCAGGCATTAGCGACCCCTCCTTCGTAATTACCGCCCTGAAAAACATAACCGTACTTTGTGAAATTTGCATCCTTGATGGTATGGGCCATGATCGCCAATTCCGTCCAGGTAGCGGGTGGAGCAGTGAAACCAAATTGCTGGAGAAAGTCTTTGCGGTAATAAAGAATTCCTAAATCCGTGTACCATGGTACTCCCCATACTTCATTTTGATAGGAAACAGAATTTAAGGCCTCGGGGACAAAGGCACTGGCTTGATAATCTTCAAAAAAACGATGGGATAGATTTTTCACCCAATTCCTCTCGGCAAAAGTTGCCGTCCATACGACATCGGCACTTAATACATCAATATCAGCATTCCCTGATTCAAAGGACTTCTCCAACTCGTGGTAATATTCATTGGATAGGCGAGCAGATTGTTTCCAGGTAACGTGAATGTCGCCCGCATGGGCAGCGTTGAATTGATGTACCAACTGCTTAAGCGCACCGGAATCATCGGGGCCGTGGGTAAATACAATTTCCGTTGGCTCCGAGCAAGCACTTAGCAAACAACATAAAACGAGTAAAGAAAATAAGGGTATTGATTGGATGGATGTAATTATTTTTTTCATAGAAAAATGACTTTAGTGAAGCATACTATAAATTACGAATTATTTAACAAATAATCAATTATATTTTACATTAATTTAATTATACAGTTTTATAAATTGAATAAATAATTTATTTCAGAATAAAATACAACTGCATTGAATAAAAATACCACGGACTAGCAGGTAGTAGTCCGTGGCATTAATAGCGTAGTATTTGGTCAAGAGTGATACCATCTCACTGCATTCCTCTACCTGTCTAAAGCGCAAATATTTTCAACTGATCGTCTACCAGATAGTAGAGTTGGCCGTAGGCACTGTCAATTTCGTATACCGGCTGGTTGTCATCAAATGGGTATTGCTTCACTTCCTCTCCTGTGTTCTTATCCACTTTGAAGAGTACCAGTTGATTGTCATCATTACCGGCAAAAAAGTAGCCGAAATCATTCTCTACGCGGCCCACCCGGCGACGTTTTACCATTTCGTTGGCAACATCATTGCCACTGTCCAGTGCCGATTGGCGCGCTTCGTAACGGCCGATGGCAGCATCGTCATTTGAGATAACAGCAGAAGAGCCTCCTAAGCCATTTCTTACTTGCGCCCCCGCTAAAGCCACTGACATCACAGCACCTTTAAGGAACCGTTCTCCGCGCGAAGGATCAGGGTAATACTTCCAGGTCACCTCCGACCAATCGTTGCCATCGAAGTTGAGCAGAGCAAAGCCACGATCATTGTAGAAGAAGTAGCCGTTGGCGACTTTGTCGACCGATTCTACCTCTTTACGAATACCGTAAGTGGTTCGCTTATTGGCACCCGTTTCCATGTTGATCGCCCTAGCCGAGTGGGTCCAGGGGCCAACTTTAATGCTAGCACCATTTGTCTCATCGTAATTGGTAATCACCAGCAACTTGGAATCAGCATCATAGTCATAAGCATCGTAAGGATAGGAACTGGTACCCTTACCTGTGTTTACATAAATATTGCCGCCCTGCGTGTAGAAGTAGTGGTCACCCACCTGGGTCCGTCGGCTTCTCCAAGCCATCAGGTAAGCGGAAGGCTCTTTGTCCAACTTTTCGGCTTTTTTCCAAATGTCTTCGCCTGTTGCAGGGTCAATCAAGACGCGGCGGTTTTTGAAATACACCATCAGACCTTCATCTTCTACCACAATGTCTCTAACATCTTTTTCTGCGTAGTCTTTTTTCCAACGGCCTTCCGCAGACTTTCCAGGGGTATAATCAAAGATATTGAAACCAGCATCGTGTACGACGATGTACCCGTCGTCATAAGGCATGATAAACTCAATATTGCCATCCATTTTGCTATCGCCCTTGCTCCACAGGCTCTCGCCGGTATCAGCATCTAGTAAGTAAAGGGTTTTGCTAAACTTATTGGGAGCGCCTCCGTCTGTCGGCAAGGTCATCATACCTCCAAGGCCACCTCGCTTTTCAGCAACAAGAAGCTTGGTTGCGTCATCATTCTGGAAAATATAGCCAGGATCCAGCTTGTTGTTCCACTTCAACTGGCCACTTTTGAGGTCAACGGAAGCCAGGTATTTGTCGTTGTGATAAAGCAAATCGCCATTGGCCGTCAACAGTGGCGGGATAACATAAGGCGCAGCGCCACTTGTTTCTGCCGAAGCAACGACTTGTCCCAAGCCACTCATTTCGCGCAGGTCCACGCCCCACTTCATTTCAGAAGTAAAAGGATCAAGTCCGTAAAGACGAATCTTCCCCTTAGCGTAAAGCTCTACCAAAACCAACTCAGCTGCTGGAATGATGTAAAAAGTGGAAAAGCTCTTGATCTCCTCCTTCTCGCCATCCACCAGCACCTGGCCAGTCAGCACATTCAGGATGGAACCATTAAAAAAAGCAAAAGGAGTATTGAAGAAATCGACGTAATCATCAGTCCCTTCACTCCCTACCGACTCCAGTGCCGCGGTCGTTTTGTTGCGGTCTACCGCCCAAAGTTGGGTATGGTCAATGGGGTTGATCGCCGTGTAGGTCTCGTTGGTTTGCACGATCGGAATCCCCGTGAAATCATGAATAAAAATAGCTTTACCTCCCCCCTGCACAGTTAGTTGGGCGATAGGCGCTACTTGTGCACTGGCAAAAAAGCCGGTACCTAGCAATAGCAGCATAAAGAAAGTGCGAATTTTCATAATTCAAATTAGTATAGTAAATAAATAGTTTAGAGCTTGTTTGGCACGACCTAGATTGCCTGCAAGTGGCAAATTTCATTTCATACTGCGTTAAATTTTTCGTCGAATTGCCCGCATTCGACTGCAAAATTTGCCTTGTCTGAAATAAAATTTGCTCACTTTCGGCTAATCATGCCGTACCAAACAAGCTCTTAGACCCTTCTATTGTCGGAGCAAGAAAATGGTAACCAAGAAAAATCAAATGAATGGCTAAACAAGAAATTTTATGAGCGATGTAGCTTTAAGGGTCGGCGAAGAAAATTGATTATTGCTATCTTCCCCCTACCAAACCCTTGACCATTCCGGTACTGTCTTGAAGAAATAAGATCTCGGAGAGATCAGGTAGCGCCATCAGCAACTTGGCTATTCGACCTCGGAGAGTATCGCACAACCTTAACGTATGGCACCATTTCTTTTCTAAAAAACAACCAAAAAATGAAATCCAATCTTTTTGCTTTTATCTTCCTTCTTTCATGTCTGCCTTTTGCAAGTTGGTCACAAATCCCTTCTGATTATACCATCCCTAACGTACTGCGCGAAGCCTATGACCGCGATGTCAAAGGCATGGCCATCAAACGCATGCAAGCACAGAACAGTCCGGACAATGCCTTAATTGAAATTCCGGCAGCAGTACAAGACAGTATTTTAGAAGGCATGGCCGCTATTTTCAACCTCAGCAATGAGCTACCCGAAGCTGACTCAGTCTTCAACCGCTACTGTGTACACGACAATTTTGGCTCTCCTGCCCTATTGGGCTTCATCGTCGGTGTAGATACAAATTCGCCCATCGCCCAGGCTTGGGCACAAGGCAGCACCCTCACTGGCAATGCCATTCTCGATAATTTGTTGACTACCTACAACTTTACCCTGCAAAACTACATCAGCTTCGGGGCTGGCGTTTTATATACCGATCAGTACCTCAATCTTTTTGCGCTAGCCGACTCCATTACCGCCAGCGTTCCCGGTGTCTCCTACGCCGAACCCGACTACATCATTGGCAATGCCGGGCGTATCGATTACAGCACCGATGAACTAGGCAATCGCCTCTTCGAGTTTCGCTATGAATGGAACGATTGCTTTGATGGTTGTGATAATTTTTACAGCTGGTTCTTCACGGTCGCTCCCGACTGTAGCGTGACTTTTACAGGTACTGACGAAGGCGGATTTTTTGGTATCGAAGACCTGCCCGCTCCCACCGATTGCCAGCTCACCACCGGAGTAAAAGAGCTTGGCCTTTTCCCCGATTTCCGTCTCTTCCCCAACCCTACGAATAATACCCTGCACTGGCAAGCCGCACCCGAACATGGGTTCTGGCAAATACACAATGCCCAGGGGCAACTGGTACAACGCGGCCAATGGTCATCGAAAGCGGTGGAGGTGGCTCACTGGCCCGCTGGGCTTTACTACCTTAGTGGCTACAGCGCAAGTGGAGAAAAGGTACTGAAGAAGGCTTGGGTGAAGATGTAGTGCTCACTGATAAATCGGGATCGCGGATGGTGCTTCGTTCCGACACCTCGGAACGGAGCACTATTTTCTCTATCTACGCAACCATGCCGAACACTTGTTCGTTTCAACAGTATAAACTACGTTTGCCATGGCTGAGATGAACAAAACCATTGACCTCAACGACGTTCGGGACATTCTTGAAAAAGTGAGTGATCCGGAAATCCCCGTGCTCACCATCACCGACTTGGGTATTGTCCGAGACGTACGCTTGGATGAAGGAGGAAAGTTGGAAGTAGTCATAACCCCCACCTACTCTGGCTGTCCGGCGATGAACATGATAGAAGTCAACATCCGCGCAGAGCTCCAAGAGGCGGGGTACGACCCGGTCACCATCACCACCGTCCTCTCCCCCGCCTGGACGACCGACTGGATGACCGAAAACGGTAAAAAGAAACTCAAAGCCTACGGCATCGCGCCCCCCGAACCTGGTAATGTAGACAAGCACGCCCTCTTTCAGGACGACAAAAAAGTAGAATGCCCCCGTTGTAGCAGCCGCAACACCGAGATGATTGCGCAGTTTGGCTCTACCGCCTGTAAGTCGCTTTATCGCTGCCTGGATTGTTTGGAGCCTTTTGATTATTTTAAGTGTCATTAGGGGCCCATAAATAAAATAAGCCCCCTAAGCCACCTTGATTACCATCCTATTATCCCTTATATTGAGGCAATCGAAAAACGCTCTTTTATGAAAAACGCTATAGGCTTCCTCTTGCTTTCTATTTCTTTTCTGCCCAGCTTATTCGGTCAAGCTATCAACAAACAATACGCCCGGGCACATACCTCGGTGATCAGTGGAATTTCGGTAAATAATGACGGAAGAATATTGACGGCGGGTTATTACGACACCACCAACGGTTCGCTTTATGTGGGGATGACGACGGAAGAAGGCGACTATATAGACGTCAGTGCTTTCTTTGAAGAATCATCTGGATCGCTTATGAATATCAGCAATATTGTACACGATACGGCCAGTAATTTCTCTTATTTTGCGGTGGCACTTGATGGCTGTGATGTTGGAGATTCGGATCAGTTGTACAAGATCAATCTCGACAACTTCACGCGTGAGTTTGTGGAACTACCTGGTTCCAACTTCGCCGCTAAATACCATCTTGCTATACTACCAGATGGGAGCGTATTGATCGGAGAAGAAGAGACTTCCCAAGCCAACAAAGTGGTCTTGTACCGCAGCGGTTCGTTCTATGAGCTGTTGACGAGTGAGCTGGTTCGAGGCCTTGCTGCTTTAGGGCTGGATAAATTTGTCATTCTCGGAGACGAAACGTTAACTACCGCTCAATTAAACCTAGCAACGAATACTGCCACCACAATCAATACAGTAGCCATTACAGATGGCAGCGCGATAGAAGCACTCAATGCTACCCAATTATTGGTATTACGCAGTAATGGATTACAAGTATGGAGTGAAGACCTGGAATTACTGCAAGAGCTAACCTTGAACAATCCTCTTGAACTTACAGTCGACAACAGCTACCTCTACGTACTGACAGCCGATGGTATCCATTTACTGAACCACGATTTGGAAAACATTACACTTCTTCCAAGCCTCGAACTCGATAACTATGCCGTCTTAACTTCGGTGGCTAAGAACGACCGCGTGTATTACGCGGGCACTTACGAGGATGCCTATAATACCAGTGCGAATAGTACCATAAGAAGACCATCAGATCTGTTCATTAGATCCTTCAGTCCTGCGGGGGCCGATATTCTTTCCGATACAGATTTGGCCGTCGAGATGATCACTCACTCACCCGCCGAAGTGTCTTTGGAAGCCCCGAATTGTATGGATGCCATCATTCGTGACGTAGAGGTAACACTTCGCAACCAGGGGACAGCGGTGATTGAAGAAGCTAGCATTATGCTCAATCTGGAGGGATGTGGACAAAATGTCTGTCCCCCTTGGATAGAAAGGCATTGGACAACAGAAATCTATCTTGAACCAGGCCAAAGTACGACCCTCTCATTAGGTACCATCAACATCTATCACACCCAGGAAAATGATGAATTTGGTCTGTGCTTGTGGGCTTTCCCCAACGGAGAAACGATGGAAACCGACATGGACAATAATTACAATTGCGCAGTGG is a window from the Lewinella sp. LCG006 genome containing:
- a CDS encoding transposase, which produces MAKFKNYEIGSDHSVMIDLSQHLPSEHLSKQMERIISSLDTSAIEATYSGLGQNALHPKLLLSIIFYGYAVGIRSGRKLAKACEENLGFIYLSKNYGPQKSCINDFRRDNYLHFGDLFVQVLKKCQEFGLGDATFSIVDGSKEESNSSKGRTKTAAQYEKWQQVLLDDIASLEKEPSDEGSQKKNSSEQTPVQKNQ
- a CDS encoding acyl-CoA dehydrogenase family protein; this translates as MNFEYTERTQGLIQQVEAFMDRYIYPVEQLLNTYYGQPENYWTVHPKVEELKGLAKSAGLWNLFLPKSYGALSPGLTNLEYAPLAELMGRCKWAAEIFNCSAPDTGNMEVLAKYGTPEQQERWLKPLMEGKIRSAFLMTEPDVASSDATNIETSIVADGDEYVINGRKWWSSGAMHPHCKVAIVMGKTDFEAQRHVQQSMILVPMDTPGLEIVRPLNVFGSYDAPEGHAEIKLTNVRVPKSNILLGEGRGFEIAQGRLGPGRIHHCMRLVGAAQRSLELMCQRVASRQAFGRTLKDFSSIRQDIATSRCEIEQARLLTLSAADKMDREGSKGAKDLISMIKIVAPRMCQGVVDRAIQAHGGMGVCGDTPLASFFAYSRIIRIADGPDEVHMYQLGRDTVKAWM
- a CDS encoding DUF1761 domain-containing protein, giving the protein MPTNFYMYFVAALIPMIIGFIYYHPKVLGTAWMKSNGFTMESLEGGNMPVIMGTAYLLSFVLAFGLTGSVIHQFNVASLLMPEVMEPGSAIQQEFSDFMAKYGERHRSFTHGMVHGFANALLFALPLIGINAAFERRGWKYVLIHFGYWLITLMLMGGLLSATLKFAQMM
- a CDS encoding energy transducer TonB, with the protein product MRYCAIISILLVITTFGYTQENTFTGSWELTEVTDPDSFVLPKITEQYLGKRFYFLPEWLIIEDEDGYFLTPLQSTENTAHYGQATLTLIEQTADTLRVSLQDDNYLSVFKLGFSVAPPLEEDSIEELLRQPAIINQNGLKLQGFYFHFDEPTKEYTYFRFYPDSTLTRSVSELPPALMAPQLNQATTRRETVTFSRVSEGEKLGAVAHFSAPPQIELNDLHSIVYQDFILQPQQDSIFVTKNTHYNIANDLGNSEQFTLTFYPTVNLSYRLIAELGKRYVINYRSLAGMSSFKENPYYLTSELPRFPGCEELKDPDEKQSCAQKALMTFIYRRLKYPDSAIRKGIEGTTVVEFTVQPDGSVAGIKLLRSVSPECDQEALRTIAKMHYENIRWIPGKHDGIPIEVPLVIPITFRLQ
- a CDS encoding SDR family NAD(P)-dependent oxidoreductase, translating into MKAFDLTGKVAIITGSSKGIGEAMALTLAEAGAKVVISSRKQEAVDAVAAAFKAQGLEAIGIACHVGDSDQRQALVEKTIAAYGRIDILINNAAINPIFGPVEDASEDAFDKIMNVNVKAVWHLSNLCLPYLKDGGGSIINISSVEGLHPGFGLGLYSVSKAAVLMLTKNQAKEWGRHGIRANAICPGLVKTKLSEALWQDEKLLHKLEKHLPLSRMAQPEEMTGLALLLASEAGSYMTGGVYTADGGYLIGG
- a CDS encoding transposase codes for the protein MRDLKKKIVANKRLYKKISDAIEVMKTDESKKTMNLTDPDAPIMKGKKGNFDTNYNIQVACSEDQIISYNNVVLDGNDKAQLIPALQGIQANTGQQVQVVLADADFGTFDSFEYMDTNNICGYVPYRDMNATFENQPFNSVHFDYDDQRDVYTCPAKHTLSFKSIKIDRTRNKEYRQYRTTACKNCPFKDECTPKRSPYRTILREVRQALRDQMKQRLNIPEGKKMYNRRLHPIEAIFGHLKYNLGYTRFLLRGLEKVKAEFTLMCLANNLRKLAKYLLFPSIWTVKAIFWLLKAQNILFNPIFQRTWPEPMDQFAGVTLAYLSSCIPKSYSRSPCKAMFPLCSLAGTKDSGVFPPKPPGRTSLV